The following proteins come from a genomic window of Metarhizium brunneum chromosome 2, complete sequence:
- the LIPE gene encoding Hormone-sensitive lipase, which translates to MIDHVLGRPSSKSRRLQVLAVLSLWSFYLYRGHRHGPPGAQSLSKFFTKRLTAWQISALTIIYLYAARNFSALVGLASPEPMANMYDTTYFRATWVLTALDAGFWTAMKIKVKWMRDLASILFSLFYLVAAERADEKVRKVRGMITVEHLRVAWNKGTTPYLSVLQRLMRPRFTRWPPRQIRIPRPSNSDYKEPILGWLYFDGPLADLLLHSRLVLDVPGGGFVAMDPRCNDDKLLAWASKSGLPILSLDYKKAPEFPYPYAVNEIFDVYAAIINTKGRCIGLSGRETPRIIITGDSAGANLAVSATLMITETSDGEFRRFAGRGALPAPDGLVCFYPALDMNIGNWMTDEQMSLIRDRKMRKTNRTIARRKSMQYNQLVGTPHHSDDEDEITPPESTSIPPRSPHDCQPQFSHTGPRSFTSDTERNGPKKVDNMSHHSQPMQTRLATSSMISYFNDRVLTPEMMRAMIILYIGPHNRPDFSQDYLLSPVLAPENLLARFPKTYFMTGERDPLVDDTVIFAGRLRRAKEAVAREQNRPFDDTEAAEVALIPGVSHGFMQFPGIYPPAWKHFDRCVLWFEQLFLEAEHLRTKNQHPTHLSPRTERMAYHSEQRQHHQHHLAESSGDEDKPLEISMTKLNRGRGSNASGAEKLEMVSNEKGNGDAQKHKKKILSKNKSLIKLGSTDDLLDRRMEGLAGGLTGTGEDN; encoded by the exons ATGATAGACCACGTCTTAGGGCggccgtcgtcaaagtcaagGCGACTTCAGGTCCTGGCCGTGTTATCTCTATGGTCCTTTTATTTGTATAG AGGACACAGACATGGACCGCCCGGGGCCCAGTCACTTTCTAAATTCTTCACCAAGCGCCTTACAGCGTGGCAAATATCTGCCCTGACAATCATCTATCTCTATGCTGCTCGAAACTTCAGCGCCCTTGTTGGCCTGGCCAGCCCTGagcccatggccaacatgtaCGACACGACTTACTTCCGCGCCACTTGGGTCCTAACCGCTCTGGACGCTGGGTTTTGGACGGCAATGAAGATCAAAGTCAAATGGATGAGGGACCTGGCGAGCATCCTGTTCTCTCTATTTTACCTAGTAGCCGCAGAACGAGCGGATGAGAAGGTCCGCAAAGTCCGAGGTATGATCACGGTCGAGCACCTTCGCGTTGCGTGGAACAAAGGCACGACACCTTATCTGAGTGTACTACAACGCCTAATGCGACCCCGATTCACAAGATGGCCTCCAAGGCAAATTCGAATTCCCCGGCCATCGAATAGTGATTACAAGGAGCCCATCCTGGGATGGTTGTATTTCGACGGGCCACTAGCGGACTTGCTGCTTCACAGCAGACTTGTGCTGGATGTTCCTGGCGGAGGCTTTGTTGCCATGGACCCTCGATGCAACGATGACAAGCTCCTTGCTTGGGCATCAAAGTCTGGGCTGCCTATTCTTAGTCTGGACTATAAAAAGGCCCCAGAATTTCCCTATCCCTATGCCGTCAATGAGATATTTGACGTCtatgccgccatcatcaataCAAAAGGGCGTTGCATCGGCCTGTCAGGTCGCGAGACGCCTCGAATTATTATCACGGGCGATAGTGCTGGAGCCAACCTTGCTGTCTCCGCAACCTTGATGATTACCGAGACGAGTGATGGTGAGTTCCGGCGATTTGCTGGCCGAGGAGCACTGCCCGCTCCAGACGGTTTGGTGTGTTTCTATCCAGCCCTGGACATGAATATCGGAAACTGGATGACAGATGAGCAAATGTCGTTGATTAGAGACCGTAAGATGCGCAAGACAAATAGAACTATTGCCCGACGCAAAAGCATGCAATACAACCAACTGGTGGGAACACCACATCACtccgatgacgaagacgaaatCACTCCTCCTGAATCAACTTCTATCCCGCCCAGAAGTCCTCACGATTGCCAACCTCAATTCTCCCACACTGGGCCGCGGTCTTTTACCTCAGATACGGAGAGGAACGGACCCAAAAAGGTGGACAACATGTCTCACCACTCGCAGCCGATGCAAACTCGTCTCGCAACATCCTCCATGATTTCCTACTTTAATGACCGAGTCCTCACTCCGGAAATGATGCGAGCCATGATTATCCTCTACATCGGACCCCATAATCGACCCGACTTCTCGCAGGATTATCTCTTAAGTCCGGTCCTCGCGCCTGAAAACCTTCTCGCCAGGTTCCCCAAAACATACTTTATGACGGGCGAACGTGATCCTCTCGTCGATGACACCGTCATCTTCGCAGGCCGTCTCCGTCGCGCCAAAGAGGCCGTAGCAAGGGAACAAAACCGGCCCTTTGACGACACTGAAGCAGCTGAAGTAGCTCTCATCCCCGGAGTCTCCCATGGATTCATGCAATTCCCTGGAATTTATCCTCCTGCATGGAAACACTTTGATCGGTGCGTTCTCTGGTTCGAACAGCTCTTCCTCGAAGCAGAGCATCTCCGCACCAAGAACCAACACCCTACTCATCTCTCCCCGCGCACAGAAAGGATGGCATACCACAGTGAGCAacgacaacatcatcaacatcactTGGCGGAGTCTAGTGGTGACGAAGATAAGCCATTGGAGATTAGCATGACCAAGCTAAATAGGGGACGGGGCTCAAATGCTTCTGGGGCAGAGAAGCTTGAAATGGTATCAAATGAGAAGGGAAATGGCGATGCGCAGAAACATAAGAAGAAGATATTGAGTAAGAATAAGAGTCTCATCAAGTTAGGCAGTACAGATGACCTGTTGGATAGAAGAATGGAGGGGTTGGCAGGTGGGCTGACGGGGACAGGGGAGGACAATTAG
- the TRAF6 gene encoding TNF receptor-associated factor 6 codes for MSTAQGGGPDPQAMQAMLAPALTVHTPEEAAAESSSRATVRETTRPTSVDLSREGASESSDEGDRGVRMSPAAARRFARRNLRRTAATPDLVTSLVRPPSPEAFYIAQDAHGHPRQRAISRPAAMLSQPYGRRHSNAGPDRRTGPLLPPHPSSLDIPNKYGGNCIFDMHMLTYVSDPDPNLLCPICHDPLVDPVTTPCDHTFCYRCLRRSIASSPSGTACPIDRELLLWVDCFSAARLVRTQLNCLMVKCPNQGRGCESELRRENVEKHATTECRFREFTCPDTACDKKLRDKPKDDKCRHREVGCALCHDQVEEADKDMHLLSCSQAKTRCQSCWQLVCRSQMKSHHDLECDGVEVGCPYKDLGCPVRTIRGEVGAHSFTCAFHPDTPSGIVIRNQREIIQSYGDLGSQLRDMQLRQDETAKRIDDMLANRRINGEGESRNDAVYSDNRTMQDLDAGFEEVHQNLTHLEARQSMWTLNQVMPIREEVTELRNNINMIRMHVNWLLNRSREEGRIRAANNTGPTAGIRRDSSGDAPPILSERRRSSSADMDVPRL; via the coding sequence ATGTCTACAGCCCAGGGAGGGGGACCTGATCCCCAGGCGATGCAGGCGATGCTGGCGCCCGCTCTGACAGTCCATACCCCCGAAGAAGCTGCGGCAGAATCCAGCTCGCGAGCAACTGTGCGCGAAACCACCAGACCGACGAGCGTCGATTTATCCCGAGAGGGCGCTTCAGAATCAAGCGACGAGGGAGATCGAGGAGTTCGCATGAGCCCCGCTGCGGCAAGACGCTTCGCTCGTCGCAACTTGAGGCGGACAGCCGCCACGCCAGACCTTGTCACCAGTCTGGTCAGACCACCATCCCCAGAAGCCTTTTATATTGCTCAAGATGCCCACGGTCATCCTCGACAGCGCGCAATATCGCGTCCGGCTGCCATGTTATCACAACCATATGGGCGACGACATTCAAATGCTGGGCCCGACCGCAGGACTGGCCCTCTGTTGCCCCCTCACCCGTCCTCTCTCGACATACCCAACAAGTATGGTGGCAACTGCATTTTCGACATGCACATGCTGACCTATGTCTCTGACCCCGATCCGAACCTGCTGTGTCCCATATGTCACGACCCGCTCGTCGATCCCGTCACCACACCGTGCGACCACACATTCTGCTACAGGTGTTTGCGACGCAGTATTGCGTCAAGCCCTTCCGGAACAGCCTGCCCCATCGACCGCGAGCTCTTGCTGTGGGTGGACTGTTTCAGTGCGGCTAGACTTGTTCGCACACAGCTCAATTGCTTGATGGTTAAATGCCCCAACCAGGGGCGAGGCTGTGAAAGTGAACTGCGACGTGAAAACGTTGAAAAGCACGCGACAACCGAATGCCGCTTCCGGGAATTTACATGCCCCGATACTGCGTGTGATAAGAAGCTACGGGACAAGCCCAAGGATGATAAATGCCGCCACAGGGAAGTAGGCTGCGCCTTGTGCCATGATCAGGTAGAAGAAGCGGACAAAGACATGCATCTGCTTTCGTGCTCGCAGGCCAAGACGAGATGTCAATCCTGCTGGCAGCTGGTTTGCCGGTCACAGATGAAATCACATCACGATTTGGAGTGCGACGGGGTAGAAGTTGGCTGTCCCTACAAAGACCTGGGGTGTCCGGTCAGGACAATACGAGGAGAGGTTGGGGCGCACTCGTTCACATGCGCTTTCCACCCAGACACGCCATCGGGAATTGTGATTCGTAACCAACGGGAAATTATTCAGTCGTACGGCGACCTGGGAAGCCAGCTTCGAGACATGCAACTTCGCCAAGACGAAACCGCCAAGCGTATTGACGACATGTTGGCGAATCGACGGATAAACGGCGAGGGGGAAAGCCGCAACGACGCCGTGTACAGTGACAACAGAACCATGCAGGACCTAGATGCTGGTTTTGAAGAAGTCCATCAAAACTTGACCCACCTCGAGGCAAGGCAGAGTATGTGGACACTGAACCAGGTTATGCCCATACGCGAGGAGGTGACAGAGCTACGAAACAACATCAATATGATACGCATGCATGTGAACTGGCTGCTGAATCGGAGTCGCGAAGAGGGCCGCATCAGAGCCGCGAATAACACGGGGCCAACAGCGGGGATTCGCCGCGACAGCTCTGGCGATGCACCACCTATTCTGTCAGAGAGACGGAGGTCGTCAAGTGCTGATATGGATGTGCCTCGCTTGTGA
- the ufd2 gene encoding Ubiquitin conjugation factor E4: MDPNDRPPPSGPDDAPDRDHMRARRIAMLGNIARKPSEDKTDSSSNQPASSSTSTPKPQTSEASTPKPKINVTPAATTQSNPNPFARLGVQSSKIAGDESAATGSSRPACKRPAPDVDDTDSAPPAQKPTPQLVQQQQQQKSETDEDYAHRVLSQVFRVSVDPHHMANPQGQRLVFLPNLNQELNDSGDSLKLSIEYLLPCWKRAVRASSTAKNVSAPRQEILDEAKRLCMSNCLFALTMPALYGRDPNPQHDTLVPYLLKGIQDDGGLCFDFIREAIKRFDEDEAFPALFNDAMIKISSQLSTLSLGDEYKPHVQALLTYTRFPVLIANLAQHPSFNMAQSAPGIERHTILGPFFRISPLQPEAIKSYFPGARSLDRVRISNAQESLRIVLRAHQDDLFVIANAFIRAGPDTRSRTLNWFAYIVNMNHKRRAMQVDPKEVASDGFMLNVTTIMDRFCEPFMDNDFSKVDKIDVRYFRRQPRVDIKDETKLNADQATADEYYSKKVEGDSNFISEAFFLTLAAHHYGSEALNSQLKNLDREIKYLDKHIKAMEAERPKLANSPHQLRLFEETLKRHTNVLEKTIALKHAIEGALLDERMQSTSLRFMRYVAVWLLRLVTGSDYKPGQETQMIRLPLSSDNAEAFACLPEYTLQNIVDNFKFIFRFLPKIIPSAVGDEMIALCITFLRSSEFIKNPYLKSSLVSLLYSGTWPFMHLKKGVFGDQLIALPFANEYLLNALMKFYIECESTGANTAFYDKFNIRYEIFQVIKCVWSNDVYKQQLTRESKTNRDFFVQFVNMLLNDATYVLDEAFTKFPKIRSLERELEDTSLSAEDRQKKEEELQTLGSQATSYMQLANETLEMMKLFTKALSESFIMPEIVSRLASMLNYNLETLAGKRAAAELSVSNKDKYHFRPIQLISDFVDIYLHLGYSPVFVDAVAADGRSYKPEVLDRVTRILSSKNAKDPADLAQWEKVKAKFEVAKHELDQAELDLGDIPAEFEDPIMGDLMKDPVLLPSRHIVDRSTIVQHLLSDAKDPFTRQPMTIDDAIPQTELKERIGKWREERVKIAKEQAVGLRGEQMDTTEG; the protein is encoded by the exons ATGGATCCCAACGACCGGCCCCCTCCCAGCGGGCCTGACGATGCCCCGGACAGAGACCAC ATGCGGGCACGTCGTATTGCCATGCTGGGCAATATAGCACGTAAGCCCAGCGAAGACAAGACCGACAGCTCTTCGAACCAACCCGCATCATCGTCGACATCCACGCCGAAACCGCAGACCTCAGAAGCCTCTACCCCCAAACCAAAGATCAACGTGACCCCGGCCGCGACAACACAGTCGAACCCGAATCCTTTTGCACGACTCGGTGTACAGAGCAGCAAGATAGCAGGAGATGAATCCGCCGCCACAGGTAGTTCCCGTCCTGCCTGCAAACGGCCAGCGCCTGATGTTGACGACACCGATTCAGCACCGCCCGCCCAGAAACCAACTCCACAGCTAgtacagcagcagcagcagcaaaagTCGGAGACAGATGAGGACTATGCCCATCGGGTGCTTTCACAAGTCTTCCGCGTTTCTGTTGATCCGCACCATATGGCAAACCCCCAGGGCCAGCGTCTGGTCTTTCTACCGAACTTGAACCAAGAGCTGAACGATTCTGGCGACTCCCTGAAGCTATCCATTG AGTATCTCCTGCCGTGTTGGAAACGAGCTGTCAGGGCGTCCAGCACTGCGAAGAATGTTTCGGCCCCGAGACAAGAAATtctggacgaggccaagcgGCTTTGTATGAGCAACTGTCTATTCGCGTTGACAATGCCGGCTCTTTATGG TCGTGACCCGAACCCTCAGCATGATACGCTTGTGCCTTACTTGCTAAAGGGCATTCAAGACGATGGTGGTCTTTGTTTTGACTTTATTAGAGAAGCTATCAAACGATTTGACGAAGATGAAGCGTTCCCTGCCCTATTCAATGATGCCATGATCAAAATTAGCAGCCAACTGTCTACCCTGTCTTTGGGGGACGAGTATAAACCTCACGTCCAG GCCCTTCTCACATACACGCGATTCCCAGTGCTTATTGCCAACCTCGCCCAACACCCTTCCTTCAACATGGCACAGTCTGCTCCTGGCATTGAGCGACATACCATTCTCGGCCCTTTCTTTCGTATTTCCCCCCTTCAACCCGAGGCAATCAAAAGTTACTTTCCCGGAGCTCGATCTCTCGATAGAGTTAGAATTTCGAACGCCCAAGAATCACTACGAATTGTTCTGAGAGCACATCAAGATGATCTGTTCGTAATTGCAAACGCTTTTATTCGTGCCGGCCCGGACACGAGAAGCAGGACGCTGAACTGGTTCGCATACATCGTGAATATGAATCACAAGAGAAGAGCTATGCAGGTTGACCCTAAGGAAGTTGCCTCGGACGGTTTCATGCTCAATGTGACCACCATCATGGACCGATTTTGCGAACCTTTCATGGATAATGACTTTAGTAAGGTGGATAAGATCGATGTGCGCTACTTCAGGAGACAGCCTCGAGTCGACATTAAAGATGAGACTAAATTGAACGCGGACCAAGCCACAGCGGATGAGTATTATTCCAAGAAGGTCGAAGGGGACTCAAACTTCATCTCGGAAGCCTTTTTCCTGACCCTCGCCGCCCATCATTATGGAAGCGAGGCATTGAATTCACAGCTGAAGAACCTTGACCGTGAAATCAAGTACCTGGACAAACATatcaaggccatggaggctGAACGTCCTAAACTCGCCAATTCACCCCATCAGCTTCGGTTATTCGAAGAAACTTTGAAACGACACACAAATGTTTTGGAGAAGACGATTGCTCTGAAGCATGCCATTGAGGGCGCCTTGCTTGATGAGCGAATGCAAAGCACGTCGCTTCGCTTTATGCGTTACGTTGCTGTATGGCTATTGCGACTCGTCACTGGCTCAGATTATAAACCAGGACAAGAGACTCAAATGATCAG GCTACCCCTGTCTTCTGACAACGCAGAGGCATTTGCTTGTCTGCCGGAATATACCCTACAAAACATTGTAGACAATTTCAAGTTTATTTTCAG ATTCCTTCCCAAAATTATTCCCAGTGCTGTTGGCGACGAAATGATTGCTCTGTGCATCACTTTCCTTCGGTCATCTGAGTTCATCAAGAACCCATATCTTAAATCCTCGTTGGTCTCACTTCTATATTCCGGAACGTGGCCGTTTATGCACTTGAAGAAGGGAGTCTTTGGCGATCAGCTTATAGCGCTGCCTTTTGCCAATGAATACCTCTTGAATGCCCTGATGAAGTTCTATATAGAATGCGAATCCACCGGTGCCAACACTGCTTTTTATGACAAGTTCAACATTCGATATGAAATCTTCCAGGTAATTAAATGTGTCTGGAGCAATGATGTCTACAAGCAGCAGTTGACACGGGAAAGCAA GACCAACCGTGACTTTTTTGTTCAGTTTGTGAACATGTTGCTCAACGACGCTACGTATGTCTTGGATGAGGCTTTCACAAAGTTTCCCAAGATCAGAAGCCTAGAGCGAGAGCTGGAAGACACTTCTCTTTCAGCCGAAGATCggcagaagaaggaggaagaattGCAAACACTTGGTAGCCAGGCTACCTCGTACATGCAGTTGGCCAACGAAACGCTAGAGATGATGAAGTTGTTTACCAAGGCCTTGAGCGAGTCGTTCATCATGCCCGAAATCGTTTCCCGCCTGGCAAGCATGTTAAACTACAACTTGGAGACGCTGGCTGGCAAAAGGGCTGCTGCAGAGCTATCCGTCTcgaacaaggacaagtatCATTTCCGCCCTATCCAACTTATTTCCGACTTTGTCGACATTTATCTGCACCTGGGCTACTCGCCAGTATTCGTGGACGCTGTCGCCGCGGACGGTCGATCCTATAAGCCCGAGGTCCTCGACCGTGTGACTCGCATTTTGTCGTCTAAAAATGCAAAGGATCCCGCTGATCTAGCACAATGGGAAAAGGTAAAGGCCAAGTTTGAAGTGGCAAAACACGAATTGGACCAGGCAGAACTCGACTTGGGCGATATCCCAGCCGAGTTTGAGGATCCCATCATGGGTGACTTGATGAAGGACCCGGTGCTCCTGCCCAGTCGACATATTGTCGACAGATCAACCATTGTGCAGCATCTATTGAGCGATGCCAAGGATCCGTTTACACGGCAGCCCATGACGATTGACGATGCTATTCCACAGACGGAGTTGAAGGAGAGAATTGGCAAATGGAGAGAGGAGAGGGTGAAGATTGCCAAGGAGCAGGCTGTTGGTTTAAGGGGCGAGCAAATGGATACCACGGAGGGTTAg